One region of Bactrocera neohumeralis isolate Rockhampton chromosome 5, APGP_CSIRO_Bneo_wtdbg2-racon-allhic-juicebox.fasta_v2, whole genome shotgun sequence genomic DNA includes:
- the LOC126758108 gene encoding serine-rich adhesin for platelets isoform X1 → MDAVVLHSDIARLVLGYLKRQKLESTSRLFCKTSPHLKHEFTVYRSGFTPHSFCPDLEDIICEYVNIKHIVDRFVSSLTSSQRFELFELKLPEKVKLLLERSLATNSKTQQSENSTHNKNITKNNSNASSNINSDKENTANKHPKQKRKRDAVAYSSDERLSPFFLSSKNIKRRRILEPFCFISTKQQNLQRQRQTAQTPSTSGDQTEQTDDENEEDTLDEDSNEPENEEENGLHHNETDLSLLEKPTKESTPHSKSANGKFSTPSVPELSQAILDNPQFQMKLVDNINQALNNSKCGETRAEVSNPTASTSKMSVNENNLSEEQQIITSNEMLDQMVKDILKATEQDPAFDAIVENVVGASIQPANASAGVQCNINAAEAAPQQQLISMPAGFDHQQQQQQQQFTFVQQHQQAQLTLPTLSTISQQPTDSSTAPRTPLIIRTAISASNTSLNSGAGDAQILSTLTANNSFGSLIDPNFSISKLIVLNSNDSAQKEAPGGEQIIGNITADNLINHLTNVGDATGDEQQVFIDNATGQFVLLADEGILANFPFLLNGEGIIQQIQPAPAGQQPQNTVIVSSAQKVNAAEENEIEGKIVPCTACKKPQDATVPTSLQSRTTADSETPSGSGIVNMKAFKSLSTPRKRTSHVRTLSFSPKTTAGSQAAQKSSLRPNPIAEECEELANSADIPERPIIKNVEILPALGGPIDASANESSNSCSVPPLFVTEESSNQTVIKTELSLRETGVVEKTDKIDNKIKSAVSGLNADTPKRKQVRKTAVRACKRQLSKSSDESETKPAPTTEVEQNEESEKSASLSEPPAGEQRVENVKDDKMMEEWLRLRNASNRDLDSRLRQINAEQHAVLPKSVRRDKNTSVKRRSLRRKRQTISKRMRKKARQEAHTKALLAESEADASIVEDEPKEVVKPDIRIVEKSKRGKCTIESRRVSKDRNSKEFNIKIPTPQKDKRETLTKTKSESVESASTDKAGTNDDAVDGTAYAEPATQTADNTSVHVSEEHKEQERDRRTANIACLLDTPFKAPTLMDAIPPTPGKPVPSLDTPAAKLRTVDGDMQLSTSYLFGSLTKSELDTPQLSAITPGLRFTPFGSSRDVTPRSGTAPTDYSSGGSYYKPDESEDLDRNFEKLLRDSAQKQRQEEEERAKLLEQHLNAEEVKSALFEEPRQTVVDEREQAEAEAEKICVEIPAEKLRVEPIVLKRVKSFGAEGTESTEATSNIDPHYTLVSDLPEICAEGESSDSSSTASTSTSSSSSNSSTSSSSSSTNSSSTTDEEESATHEKETPTKNANLSLSLDNLSTISSTEDEEWQKLAVTEEENSQLVSNDGEVRYPVRSWLTPSKVDPQAAVETHEQAPATTIKVTVPLKSAEKKNRLEDDLQQKRERMMEKLKQDANQRRVKQPIATTTPSVSKSAALIASRKLVAMREKAKILPAKATMLPTNLEVSQVKLAVEVQEKRTMEVLTALQLSAKKQAPQFSSDSDAGKARKPITVPPMASLDDNATTTLFTQAPTAAVYELTEKTERLPLKTLISKVKAKQRQCEQIEALPALKRSRTTRVGRKKIVRKPLGFKGTNAPETVFEPDQLEEVKTPHKAMTKSVAEQEGSGGKDAVVSPVPRIRIKTPTGLTADRPSALRVSPRLLGNKKSRLKDGNADEKEDGKEDTSEEAVVSGKSKKPLKAAKSKAATTAKRLLATVTKKSPVRTRMTKSKRTAPTEVLQAKIILEEQKQDEDKVRDEQPSEKQKSAGEEILPVEHAKSDKSDSSEKVEKTKSEKKKYTEKKEKESKQLDKPTKASKKDKEAEKIKQTDRPTSAETKSGKHPVTETTVTAQKRKPIDNIETVDDKEDMTKQKTEATSRSKIIDDASITNENTKTQDATKEIQTRKDTRCEGHESNVDPLDENIQDQAIEKKKLTKENEAAEIAPKPEVLPTSTTNMETETADTAETSEEDPLEHCELTSVTDEDPVRFISVTYDGPDGAPANPLPRRDFTNFKMVVAFDEEEKHIWRISNEMVLFSASPASQQIRNIPKKRKVRINTCGSSDNDNITTVGVVHSTTTTSRQATNATVNSSEDRNQRENSSNEAKPVATSTPISAPATSSTEEPRRRTTRITRNAVAGTEVASGSASAPPAEVAATSSAGPTDVLEIDDIESLLSRLHGKEN, encoded by the exons atggATGCCGTTGTTTTGCATTCGGACATTGCGCGTCTTGTGCTAG GCTATTTAAAAAGACAAAAGTTGGAAAGTACATCGCGACTATTTTGTAAGACATCACCACATCTCAAGCATGAATTTACAGTATATCGGAGCGGTTTTACGCCACACAGTTTTTGTCCGGATTTGGAGGATattatatgtgaatatgtaaatatcaaACATATTG TCGATCGTTTCGTGTCTTCATTGACGAGTAGTCAACGTTTTGAACTTTTCGAACTCAAGCTTCCCGAGAAAGTCAAGTTATTGTTGGAGCGTAGTTTGGCGACAAATTCGAAAACACAGCAATCCGAAAATTCCacgcataataaaaatattacaaaaaacaattcaaatgcCAGCAGTAACATAAATTCAGATAAAGAGAACACAGCGAACAAACATcctaaacaaaaaagaaaacg TGATGCAGTAGCATACTCTTCTGATGAGCGCCTAAGTCCTTTCTTCTTAAGCAGCAAAAACATAAAACGGCGACGCATTTTAGAACCGTTTTGCTTCATAAGCacgaaacaacaaaatttacaacgtCAACGCCAAACTGCACAAACACCTTCAACAAGCGGCGATCAAACAGAGCAGACAGATGATGAAAATGAAGAGGACACTCTCGACGAAGATAGTAATGAACCggaaaatgaagaagaaaatgGGCTGCATCATAATGAAACGGACTTGTCACTACTGGAAAAACCGACAAAAGAATCAACGCCGCACAGTAAATCGGctaatggaaaattttcaacacCATCTGTGCCG GAACTATCGCAAGCAATATTGGACAATCCacaatttcaaatgaaattagtAGATAATATTAATCAAGCGCTCAATAACTCGAAATGCGGTGAAACACGGGCAGAAGTTAGTAATCCCACAGCGTCCACTTCCAAAATGTCAGTTAATGAGAATAATCTCTCCGAGGAGCAGCAAATTATCACTTCTAATGAAATGTTGGATCAGATGGTCAAGGACATTTTGAAAGCTACTGAGCAGGACCCGGCTTTCGATGCAATTGTCGAAAATGTTGTTGGTG caTCCATACAGCCGGCAAACGCCTCAGCCGGTGTACAATGTAATATCAATGCTGCAGAAGCCGCGCCACAACAGCAACTAATTAGTATGCCGGCGGGGTTCgaccaccaacaacagcaacagcagcaacaatttaCATTTgtacaacaacatcagcaagCACAATTAACACTACCAACTTTATCGACAATATCACAACAACCAACAGATTCCAGTACAGCTCCGCGGACACCCCTAATCATACGTACGGCTATATCGGCATCGAATACTTCACTGAATAGCGGTGCTGGCGATGCGCAAATTTTGTCTACGCTCACAGCAAATAATTCCTTTGGTTCCTTGATCGATCCGAACTTTTCGATATCAAAGTTGATCGTATTAAATTCGAATGATAGTGCACAAAAGGAGGCACCGGGTGGTGAACAGATCATTGGAAATATCACCGCTGACAATTTAATCAATCATTTGACGAATGTCGGCGATGCGACTGGGGATGAGCAG CAGGTTTTCATCGATAACGCAACCGGTCAATTTGTACTTCTTGCCGACGAGGGTATATTGgcaaattttccatttcttctCAACGGTGAAGGTATAATACAACAAATTCAACCGG CGCCTGCAGGCCAACAGCCACAAAACACAGTTATCGTGTCCAGTGCGCAGAAAGTAAATGCGGCCGAAGAAAACGAAATCGAAGGCAAAATAGTGCCGTGCACCGCATGTAAAAAACCACAAGATGCTACGGTTCCCACCTCGCTGCAATCTCGTACAACAGCAGATAGTGAGACACCCAGTGGAAGTGGTATAGTGaatatgaaagcttttaaaagcttgtCGACACCACGCAAACGCACCTCACATGTGCGCACGTTATCATTCTCACCGAAGACAACGGCTGGAAGTCAAGCTGCGCAGAAATCAAGCTTGCGTCCTAATCCTATCGCAGAGGAGTGCGAAGAGTTGGCCAATTCGGCTGATATACCGGAGCGACCCATcataaaaaatgtggaaattctGCCAGCTCTAGGCGGGCCCATCGACGCTAGCGCAAATGAAAGCAGCAATAGCTGTAGCGTCCCGCCTTTATTCGTCACCGAAGAAAGTAGCAATCAGACTGTCATAAAAACCGAGTTATCACTACGAGAGACCGGTGTAGTGGAGAAAACGGACAAaatagacaataaaataaaatctgcTGTAAGTGGCCTGAATGCAGATACACCGAAACGCAAACAGGTCCGCAAAACCGCGGTACGCGCATGCAAACGTCAACTTTCGAAATCTTCGGATGAATCTGAAACCAAGCCAGCGCCTACAACCGAAGTGGAACAAAATGAAGAATCGGAAAAAAGCGCGTCTCTAAGCGAGCCACCGGCCGGAGAGCAACGAGTAGAAAATGTAAAAGATGACAAAATGATGGAGGAATGGTTGCGCTTGCGTAATGCTTCCAATCGTGATCTCGACTCGCGTTTGCGTCAGATTAATGCCGAGCAACACGCCGTATTGCCGAAATCGGTGCGCAGAGATAAAAATACGTCGGTGAAACGGCGTAGTTTGCGGCGAAAAAGACAGACAATCTCTAAGCGCATGCGCAAAAAGGCGCGGCAGGAGGCGCACACAAAAGCACTGCTCGCGGAGAGTGAAGCGGACGCGTCAATCGTTGAGGATGAGCCTAAGGAAGTTGTGAAACCCGATATAAGAATCGTGGAAAAGTCGAAACGCGGCAAGTGTACAATCGAGAGCCGACGCGTGAGCAAAGATCGCAACAGCAAagaattcaatataaaaattccAACACCGCAAAAGGACAAACGCGAAACGCTAACAAAAACGAAAAGCGAAAGCGTGGAGAGCGCCAGCACCGACAAAGCTGGAACAAATGATGATGCAGTCGATGGTACAGCATACGCAGAGCCTGCAACGCAAACTGCAGACAACACAAGCGTGCATGTATCGGAAGAGCACAAAGAGCAGGAGCGCGATCGTCGTACAGCAAATATTGCTTGTCTGCTGGATACACCCTTTAAAGCGCCAACGTTAATGGATGCAATCCCGCCTACACCGGGAAAACCGGTACCCTCCCTAGACACGCCTGCCGCCAAGCTACGCACTGTTGATGGCGATATGCAACTTTCGACCTCATATCTATTTGGTTCGCTGACAAAAAGCGAATTAGATACCCCACAATTGAGTGCAATAACGCCCGGTTTGCGCTTTACACCATTCGGCTCCAGTCGGGATGTGACACCACGTAGTGGAACAGCACCAACGGATTATTCCTCCGGTGGTTCGTACTATAAACCGGATGAATCGGAAGATTTAGATcgcaattttgaaaaacttttaagAGATTCAGCGCAAAAGCAACGACAAGAAGAGGAGGAGCGAGCAAAACTGCTGGAACAGCATTTAAATGCAGAGGAGGTGAAAAGTGCGCTCTTTGAAGAACCAAGACAAACAGTGGTTGACGAGAGGGAACAAGCGGAAGCAGAAGCTGAGAAAATATGTGTGGAAATACCAGCTGAGAAACTGAGAGTCGAACCCATAGTACTGAAACGCGTTAAATCATTTGGCGCTGAAGGCACAGAGAGCACCGAAGCGACCTCAAATATCGACCCCCATTATACGCTCGTTTCAGATTTGCCTGAAATTTGTGCGGAAGGTGAGTCGTCCGATTCCTCCAGCACAGCTTCTACTTCTACGTCCTCATCTTCATCGAACAGTTCCACAAGTAGCTCGAGTTCTTCAACGAATTCCAGTAGCACAACGGACGAGGAGGAGTCAGCAACGCATGAAAAGGAAACGCCGACCAAAAATGCTAACCTGTCTTTATCGCTAGATAATCTCTCAACAATAAGTAGTACAGAAGATGAAGAGTGGCAGAAGTTAGCTGTCACAGAGGAAGAGAATTCACAGTTGGTAAGCAATGATGGTGAAGTACGTTACCCGGTACGTAGTTGGCTAACGCCGAGCAAAGTCGATCCGCAAGCAGCAGTCGAGACCCACGAGCAAGCGCCAGCGACTACTATTAAGGTAACAGTACCATTGAAATCGGCCGAGAAAAAGAATCGCTTGGAGGACGATTTGCAGCAAAAACGTGAACGCATGATGGAGAAGCTGAAGCAAGATGCCAATCAGCGGCGTGTTAAACAACCGATAGCTACAACAACACCATCAGTTAGCAAGAGCGCTGCGCTGATTGCGAGCCGCAAGCTTGTGGCGATGAGAGAGAAAGCCAAAATTCTACCGGCGAAAGCGACTATGCTGCCAACTAATTTAGAGGTAAGTCAAGTCAAACTCGCTGTGGAAGTACAGGAGAAGCGTACCATGGAAGTACTGACAGCGCTACAGCTTTCCGCCAAGAAACAAGCTCCACAGTTCAGCTCGGATAGTGACGCTGGCAAAGCGCGCAAACCGATCACTGTGCCACCAATGGCCTCGCTGGACGACAATGCAACCACTACGCTCTTCACACAAGCGCCAACCGCTGCTGTGTACGAGTTGACAGAGAAAACCGAGCGACTGCCGTTAAAGACGCTCATCTCGAAAGTGAAAGCAAAGCAAAGGCAGTGCGAACAAATTGAAGCGCTGCCGGCTTTGAAACGCTCACGTACCACAAGGGTGGGACGCAAGAAAATTGTACGCAAACCGCTCGGCTTCAAGGGCACCAACGCGCCCGAAACTGTTTTCGAACCCGATCAATTGGAGGAAGTGAAAACACCGCATAAAGCAATGACGAAAAGCGTGGCGGAGCAGGAAGGTAGTGGTGGAAAAGATGCTGTTGTTAGTCCTGTACCAAGGATAAGAATAAAAACACCGACAGGGTTAACTGCCGACAGACCCAGCGCATTACGTGTTTCGCCGCGTTTGCTTGGCAACAAAAAGAGTAGATTGAAGGATGGTAATGCGGACGAGAAAGAAGATGGCAAAGAAGATACATCGGAGGAAGCCGTAGTAAGCGGCAAATCCAAGAAACCACTAAAAGCTGCGAAGTCCAAGGCGGCAACCACGGCTAAAAGGTTGTTAGCGACTGTTACCAAAAAGTCACCTGTACGTACTAGAATGACGAAAAGCAAAAGAACGGCGCCGACCGAAGTAttacaagcaaaaataatattggAAGAGCAAAAGCAAGACGAGGATAAGGTTAGAGACGAACAACCAAGTGAGAAGCAAAAGTCTGCAGGTGAGGAGATATTACCAGTTGAGCATGCGAAATCTGACAAGTCTGACAGTAgcgaaaaagttgaaaaaaccaaatccgaaaagaaaaaatatactgAGAAAAAGGAAAAGGAGTCAAAACAGTTGGATAAACCAACGAAGGCATCCAAAAAGGACAAAGAagctgaaaaaattaaacaaacagaTAGGCCCACGTCAGCTGAAACGAAGTCCGGAAAACACCCGGTTACAGAAACAACTGTTACGGCGCAGAAAAGAAAGCCCATAGATAATATAGAAACTGTAGATGATAAAGAAGAcatgacaaaacaaaaaactgaagcGACATCCAGGAGCAAAATTATTGACGATGCGAGCATAACAAATGAAAATACCAAAACACAAGACGCTACTAAAGAAATACAGACACGAAAAGATACCAGATGTGAAGGACACGAATCAAATGTTGACCCACTTGATGAAAATATACAAGATCaagcaattgagaagaaaaaaTTGACGAAAGAGAATGAAGCTGCAGAGATCGCGCCAAAACCGGAAGTCTTGCCGACATCAACCACAAATATGGAGACTGAAACTGCTGACACTGCCGAAACCTCCGAAGAAGATCCATTAGAGCATTGCGAACTAACGTCTGTTACGGATGAGGATCCGGTACGCTTTATATCAGTTACCTATGACGGTCCCGATGGTGCGCCAGCAAATCCCTTGCCACGACGAGATTTTACAAACTTCAAAATGGTCGTTGCCTTCGATGAGGAGGAGAAACACATTTGGCGCATCAGCAACGAAATGGTTTTGTTCAGTGCATCGCCCGCATCACAACAAATACGTAACATTCCGAAGAAACGTAAAGTGCGAATAAATACATGCGGCAGCAGTGATAATGATAACATCACCACTGTAGGTGTAGTACATAGTACGACAACAACATCACGGCAAGCAACCAATGCGACTGTTAACAGCAGTGAAGACCGCAATCAAAGGGAGAACAGTTCGAATGAAGCCAAACCAGTAGCAACGTCTACACCCATCTCTGCGCCAGCCACGAGCAGTACAGAAGAACCACGAAGGCGGACGAC CAGAATAACAAGAAATGCTGTCGCTGGTACGGAAGTGGCGAGTGGTTCTGCGTCGGCGCCACCAGCAGAAGTAGCAGCGACGAGCTCTGCTGGTCCTACAGATGTTCTCGAAATAGATGACATTGAATCGCTACTTTCGCGTTTGCATGGGAAAGAGAACTAA